In Granulicatella elegans, one genomic interval encodes:
- the cbpB gene encoding cyclic-di-AMP-binding protein CbpB → MINRVVQDLLLEEKDKLFIAADKVAILEEDHTLDHAMLVLTHVRYSLIPVVNRQNKLTGLISLAMILNQVATLEEIDLSQLHDFQVKEAMETDFPTITFDTEIEDVLNELVDRNFLCITNDEKEFVGIVTRKEVLKRVNYMVHELNKKYELVEK, encoded by the coding sequence ATGATTAATCGAGTAGTACAAGACTTATTACTAGAAGAAAAGGATAAATTATTTATTGCAGCAGACAAAGTAGCGATTTTGGAAGAGGATCATACATTAGATCATGCGATGTTAGTCTTAACTCATGTACGTTATTCTCTCATTCCAGTTGTCAACCGTCAAAATAAATTAACAGGATTAATTTCATTAGCGATGATTTTGAATCAAGTTGCAACATTGGAAGAGATTGATTTAAGTCAATTACATGATTTTCAAGTAAAAGAAGCAATGGAAACGGATTTTCCAACGATTACATTTGATACAGAAATTGAAGATGTATTGAATGAATTAGTGGATCGTAATTTCTTATGTATCACGAATGATGAAAAAGAATTTGTGGGAATTGTGACAAGAAAAGAAGTATTAAAACGAGTGAATTATATGGTTCATGAATTGAA
- a CDS encoding YfcE family phosphodiesterase: MKIIIMSDNHGQKMALQKVIEHYQSEANVRFIHCGDSEFPYEDEVFQNCLRVTGNCDYDTNYPEVEVFEEGGIRFLVTHGHLQAVNSGVYRLAKFAKEQGAQVAFYGHTHKLYEETYEGVLCINSGSVSYPRGHFAMTPTYAVLTIHSKSEIELQYFDMKHHPLEGLHYQYHLDAERGFIHD; encoded by the coding sequence ATGAAAATTATTATCATGAGTGATAATCACGGTCAAAAAATGGCATTACAAAAAGTAATTGAACACTATCAATCAGAAGCAAATGTTCGTTTTATTCATTGTGGCGATTCAGAATTTCCATACGAAGATGAAGTTTTTCAAAACTGTCTTCGAGTAACTGGAAATTGTGATTATGATACAAATTATCCGGAAGTAGAAGTGTTTGAAGAAGGTGGCATTCGATTTTTAGTAACGCATGGTCATCTACAAGCAGTGAATAGTGGAGTGTATCGATTAGCAAAGTTTGCTAAAGAACAAGGAGCTCAAGTAGCTTTTTATGGGCATACGCATAAACTATACGAGGAAACTTATGAAGGAGTATTATGTATCAATTCAGGAAGTGTTTCTTATCCAAGAGGACATTTTGCCATGACTCCTACTTATGCTGTATTAACGATTCATTCAAAATCAGAAATTGAATTACAATATTTTGATATGAAACATCACCCGTTAGAAGGACTTCATTATCAGTATCACTTAGATGCAGAAAGAGGATTTATTCATGATTAA